In Dysgonomonadaceae bacterium zrk40, one genomic interval encodes:
- a CDS encoding AlkZ family DNA glycosylase encodes MNSPELLTIRLYNQLLSTHEMKAPHEIVSRMGAMQAQALEMAKWAPRTTEISREEALERLARRYFTSHGPATLQDFAWWSNLTMTDCRQALEMIGSDFTREMINGRECWMPDNLRTPPSDLPSALLLAPFDEFVVSYKDRFEMIDAEHYSRVMTKNGIFSPTIMLNGRIIGSWKKSMRKNVPQITLTFFEKVPKRIVSLFQPEIERLEKFYAQE; translated from the coding sequence ATGAACAGTCCAGAATTACTTACCATACGTCTATACAACCAGTTGCTTTCAACGCATGAAATGAAAGCGCCGCATGAAATCGTTTCCAGGATGGGGGCGATGCAGGCGCAGGCGCTGGAGATGGCTAAGTGGGCACCCCGCACGACGGAGATCTCACGGGAGGAGGCACTGGAACGACTGGCGCGGCGTTATTTCACCAGCCACGGTCCGGCTACTCTTCAGGACTTCGCCTGGTGGTCGAATCTGACAATGACCGATTGCCGGCAGGCGCTGGAGATGATCGGCTCCGATTTCACGCGGGAGATGATCAACGGGCGGGAGTGCTGGATGCCCGATAATTTGCGGACACCCCCTTCAGATCTGCCTTCGGCACTGCTGCTGGCCCCCTTCGATGAGTTCGTAGTGAGTTATAAGGATCGCTTCGAGATGATTGACGCCGAGCATTACAGCAGGGTGATGACCAAGAACGGCATTTTCTCGCCCACCATCATGCTGAACGGCCGCATCATAGGTTCCTGGAAAAAAAGCATGAGGAAAAACGTTCCCCAGATCACCCTTACTTTTTTTGAGAAGGTGCCCAAAAGGATTGTTTCGCTCTTCCAGCCGGAGATTGAGCGACTGGAGAAATTCTATGCACAGGAGTAG
- a CDS encoding ATP-binding protein encodes MKFYNRKKEQEILLQNKIQSEKSACFTVMVGRRRIGKTSLLLESVRGQKYLYLFVARKNENLLCSQFQSDAEKMLGLKIFGTITQFRDLFEQLLIFATREHFTLIIDEFQEFESVNPAIFSDIQNLWDQYKDKARINFIACGSIYSLMMKIFENRKEPLFGRLSSKIILQPFAVSVTKDILREYNAKYTPEDLLCLYLLTGGVAKYIELLMDAGAVTHKQMLDMVTRADSPFLGEGKDLLISEFGKEYGTYFSILQLIASGKNRQSEIDSIIDKNTGAYLVNLEKEYSLIVRNKPMFSKPGSRRARWSLNDNYLRFWFRFIYPNQSLIEMGRFDLLREYIDKNYEQYSGLILEKYFREKISESLRVTEIGSYWDSKGENEIDIVALNDLDKTSIIAEVKRNAKKIDMVKLETKVKSIQKHLAKYKTDIIGLSMDNM; translated from the coding sequence ATGAAATTCTACAATAGAAAAAAAGAACAGGAAATACTGTTACAGAACAAAATCCAGTCAGAGAAAAGTGCCTGTTTTACTGTAATGGTAGGGAGACGACGTATTGGTAAAACATCCCTTCTTTTAGAATCGGTCAGGGGTCAAAAATATCTCTATTTATTTGTTGCCCGTAAAAATGAAAATTTATTATGCAGCCAATTTCAGAGTGATGCTGAAAAGATGTTGGGATTAAAAATATTTGGAACAATCACTCAATTCCGGGATCTTTTTGAGCAGCTGTTGATTTTTGCGACCCGGGAGCATTTCACATTAATTATTGACGAGTTTCAGGAATTTGAAAGTGTGAATCCTGCTATATTCAGCGATATACAAAACTTATGGGATCAATATAAAGACAAAGCCAGAATTAATTTCATTGCGTGCGGTTCTATCTATTCATTAATGATGAAGATATTTGAGAATCGAAAAGAACCACTTTTTGGACGACTATCATCTAAAATAATTCTACAGCCTTTTGCAGTAAGTGTAACAAAAGATATACTCAGGGAATATAATGCAAAATATACCCCGGAAGATCTATTATGCTTGTACTTATTGACAGGAGGAGTGGCTAAATACATTGAGTTATTGATGGATGCAGGTGCTGTGACACATAAACAGATGCTTGATATGGTAACACGAGCCGATTCTCCCTTTTTAGGAGAGGGTAAAGACTTGCTTATTTCTGAATTTGGTAAAGAGTACGGCACTTATTTTTCAATACTTCAACTGATAGCATCAGGCAAAAACAGGCAAAGTGAGATTGATTCCATTATTGATAAAAATACCGGGGCTTATTTAGTCAATCTCGAAAAGGAGTACTCTCTTATTGTGAGAAATAAACCTATGTTTTCTAAACCTGGCAGTCGTAGAGCAAGATGGAGTCTGAATGACAACTATCTTCGTTTCTGGTTCCGCTTTATCTACCCAAACCAATCTTTAATTGAAATGGGCCGATTTGATTTGCTACGGGAGTACATCGACAAAAATTATGAGCAATACAGCGGCCTGATCCTTGAGAAATATTTCCGTGAGAAGATTTCTGAGAGTCTTCGAGTCACGGAAATCGGAAGTTATTGGGATAGTAAAGGTGAAAACGAAATCGATATAGTCGCCTTGAATGATCTGGATAAAACATCCATTATTGCAGAAGTAAAACGCAATGCGAAGAAGATCGATATGGTAAAATTGGAGACGAAGGTTAAGAGTATTCAGAAACATTTAGCAAAATACAAGACAGATATTATTGGTCTTTCAATGGATAATATGTAG
- a CDS encoding AAA family ATPase codes for MHDPDPYECAREFATLTCKSLFITGKAGTGKTTFLHQFRAETTKQLAVVAPTGVAAVNAGGTTIHSFFQLPFTPFTPTPAGRESLIARIKMNSARRNVIRELEVLVIDEISMVRADVLDAIDTVLRHVRHRRADPFGGVQMIFIGDLYQLSPVAKSDEWQILSEYYQGIYFFHSRVMQEAPPVYLEFNKIFRQSDNVFIRILNEVRNDALSPEGYSLLQSRYDPHFDPLPEENWITLTTHNVSADAINSTELEKITTKAHLFGAVVKGNFPESASGMSLLPFNVRMMKMK; via the coding sequence ATGCATGACCCGGACCCATATGAATGTGCAAGAGAATTTGCAACCCTAACTTGCAAAAGCCTGTTTATAACCGGTAAAGCCGGAACAGGAAAGACCACCTTTCTGCATCAGTTTCGTGCCGAGACAACGAAGCAATTGGCGGTGGTGGCACCCACAGGCGTGGCTGCCGTCAACGCGGGCGGAACCACCATCCACTCCTTCTTTCAATTGCCATTCACTCCTTTCACGCCAACCCCGGCCGGACGGGAATCGCTGATCGCCCGCATAAAGATGAACAGTGCCCGCCGCAACGTCATCCGTGAGCTGGAGGTACTGGTGATCGATGAGATCAGCATGGTGCGGGCCGATGTGCTGGATGCAATCGACACGGTGCTGCGTCATGTGCGTCACCGTCGTGCCGACCCCTTTGGCGGAGTGCAGATGATTTTTATCGGCGACCTCTACCAGCTGTCACCTGTAGCCAAGTCGGATGAATGGCAGATACTTTCGGAATATTACCAGGGGATTTATTTCTTTCACAGTCGTGTCATGCAGGAAGCACCCCCTGTTTATCTGGAGTTCAACAAGATCTTCAGACAGTCCGACAACGTTTTTATCCGTATTTTGAACGAGGTGCGAAACGATGCCCTTTCACCGGAGGGGTACAGCTTGCTGCAAAGCCGCTACGACCCGCATTTTGACCCGTTGCCCGAAGAGAACTGGATTACCCTCACCACGCATAACGTCAGTGCCGATGCCATCAACAGCACCGAACTGGAGAAAATCACCACGAAGGCACATCTGTTCGGAGCAGTGGTGAAGGGTAATTTCCCGGAGAGCGCATCCGGGATGAGCTTGTTACCGTTCAATGTCCGGATGATGAAGATGAAATAA
- a CDS encoding HRDC domain-containing protein, translating into MALSRCRSLHSLVLKSPINRYSIGVDDQVVRFSSSKAEVTRVVDELHSAKEQFRTTLLLQLFDFSPLHQMSRSWYYATKKNESSFSEGTASFVDGISQKLNTATADNFSVEAYYKARSLFRKPTFAITSYSRDSTGTQLKSIHPDLLSELVQLRNKISKEENMPVYIVASVKTLVQMADYLPETEKQLLQIDGFGKIKVKRYGAQFLELITGYITTYDIESRMIHFPETKKRKKKK; encoded by the coding sequence GTGGCACTGAGCCGTTGCCGTTCACTCCACAGCCTGGTACTAAAAAGCCCGATCAACCGATACAGTATCGGGGTGGACGATCAGGTTGTCCGCTTTTCCTCCTCCAAGGCCGAAGTAACAAGGGTTGTAGATGAGCTTCATTCGGCAAAGGAACAATTCAGAACGACATTGCTGCTCCAGTTGTTCGACTTTTCACCCCTTCATCAAATGTCGCGCTCCTGGTATTACGCCACAAAAAAAAATGAATCCTCCTTCAGCGAAGGTACCGCTTCATTTGTGGATGGTATCTCTCAGAAGCTGAACACCGCCACAGCGGATAACTTTAGCGTGGAGGCATATTACAAGGCAAGGAGCCTGTTCAGGAAACCGACTTTCGCGATCACCTCCTACAGTCGCGACAGCACGGGAACACAACTCAAATCAATCCACCCGGATCTGCTGAGCGAACTGGTTCAACTGCGAAACAAGATCAGCAAAGAAGAAAATATGCCGGTTTACATTGTCGCATCGGTGAAAACGCTTGTGCAGATGGCCGATTATCTGCCCGAGACAGAAAAGCAGCTGCTTCAGATCGACGGTTTCGGAAAAATAAAGGTGAAACGTTACGGGGCACAGTTTCTTGAACTGATCACCGGTTACATCACAACCTACGACATTGAATCACGGATGATTCATTTCCCGGAGACCAAAAAGAGGAAAAAGAAAAAATAA
- a CDS encoding DUF4349 domain-containing protein, which yields MEEETMIVERRSYNESAPPIDAIAKQEVIKKKIIKDGRLGLRVSDLENTKVRVDTIVQHHGGYYASERLINSDWETSYHLNIRIPSEHFERFISDIETGDGEILIKEINARDVTDQFIDLETRLENKRNYLKRYNDLLLKANSIKEILEIEEKIRALEEEIESATGQLKYLSDQVDYSTLDLTISTQKNFKYSPENRDKFTERLKQSLSKGWFGLVDFFLFLIHIWPIWIIGVLIYYVWRKYKMRSRRK from the coding sequence ATGGAAGAAGAGACGATGATCGTCGAACGACGATCCTACAATGAATCGGCTCCCCCGATCGATGCAATCGCGAAGCAGGAGGTGATCAAAAAGAAGATCATCAAAGATGGGCGCCTGGGGCTGCGGGTGTCAGATCTTGAAAACACCAAAGTGCGTGTTGATACCATCGTTCAGCATCATGGAGGATATTATGCCAGCGAGCGGCTGATCAATTCCGATTGGGAAACATCCTATCATCTTAATATCAGGATACCAAGTGAGCACTTCGAGCGGTTTATATCTGATATCGAGACCGGTGATGGCGAGATTCTTATCAAGGAGATCAATGCGCGCGACGTGACCGATCAGTTTATCGACCTGGAAACAAGGTTGGAGAACAAACGGAACTACCTGAAACGGTACAACGACCTGTTGCTGAAAGCAAACAGCATCAAGGAGATACTCGAGATTGAAGAGAAGATTCGCGCCCTGGAAGAGGAAATTGAGAGCGCAACAGGCCAACTGAAATATCTGAGCGACCAGGTTGATTACAGTACCCTCGATTTAACCATATCAACACAAAAGAATTTCAAATACAGCCCGGAAAATCGGGACAAGTTCACAGAACGATTGAAGCAATCGCTCTCCAAAGGGTGGTTCGGACTTGTCGACTTTTTCCTCTTCCTCATCCATATCTGGCCAATCTGGATAATCGGTGTGCTGATTTATTATGTCTGGAGAAAGTATAAGATGAGAAGCAGGCGAAAATAA
- a CDS encoding transposase, whose protein sequence is MPIYKSNSILSEISVFFKKDDSNSALFTLTDMLKGFNMSEKVLFGSRSKCNSKYSLLQVLELLIMFPCFMIKNPYNYCRSSLSGFFGCEKDVFYRFVNNEIYDWRKILYHFTIQIWNKVRVRSDHKHQTVCLMVDDTDFPKTGKRIENIGRVYSHLGHKAILGFKSLFLGITDGKSQFILDFAILGEKGKKNNFSMSDKELESRFTKDRDEASPVITRAKEYGESKIQLMTTMIKRAINKGIRFDYLLADSWFTCSEVIRFIRARHIKCHYLGMIKIGKKGVTRYGFEGKELTARALINLLEARGEAKRSRKIGCQYITADVRFAGTDVRLYFVKRKKESWNGIMTTNLSLEFLEAYRIYAMRWSLEVFFKETKGLLGMGKCQSRNFAAQLAATTITALQYNLLSLAKRFTSYETIGGIFRDVQHSGMELSVTERIWGIILEMVKIMTGIFSIEEEEIFDAIINKSDNLAHFINFYELKSAS, encoded by the coding sequence ATGCCGATATACAAAAGTAACTCCATTTTATCAGAAATCAGCGTTTTTTTCAAGAAAGATGATTCAAACAGTGCCCTTTTTACCCTGACGGATATGCTAAAAGGTTTCAACATGTCGGAAAAGGTCCTCTTCGGGAGCAGGAGCAAATGCAACAGCAAGTATTCCCTGCTGCAGGTGCTCGAGTTGCTGATTATGTTCCCCTGTTTCATGATCAAGAATCCTTACAATTATTGTCGATCATCCTTAAGCGGCTTCTTTGGCTGCGAAAAGGATGTTTTCTACCGTTTTGTGAACAACGAAATTTATGATTGGCGCAAGATACTCTACCACTTCACCATTCAAATATGGAACAAGGTTCGCGTGAGAAGTGACCACAAGCATCAAACTGTGTGCCTGATGGTGGACGATACCGACTTTCCCAAGACGGGAAAGCGTATTGAAAACATCGGCAGGGTGTATTCTCACCTGGGACACAAGGCGATCCTTGGTTTCAAATCTCTCTTTCTGGGCATCACGGATGGCAAGAGCCAGTTCATCCTCGACTTCGCCATCCTCGGGGAGAAGGGCAAGAAGAACAACTTCAGCATGAGCGACAAGGAGCTCGAATCGCGGTTTACCAAGGATAGAGATGAAGCCTCCCCCGTTATAACGCGGGCAAAAGAGTACGGGGAGAGCAAGATCCAGTTGATGACAACCATGATAAAACGAGCCATTAACAAGGGCATCCGCTTTGACTACCTGCTTGCCGACAGCTGGTTCACCTGCTCGGAGGTGATTCGCTTCATACGTGCCAGGCACATAAAGTGCCATTACCTGGGTATGATCAAGATCGGGAAGAAGGGAGTTACCAGGTACGGTTTTGAAGGGAAGGAACTCACCGCCCGGGCACTGATCAATCTGCTTGAAGCCAGGGGTGAAGCCAAAAGGAGCCGCAAGATTGGCTGTCAGTATATTACCGCTGACGTTCGCTTTGCGGGCACAGATGTACGTCTCTATTTTGTGAAGAGAAAAAAGGAGTCCTGGAATGGAATAATGACGACCAACCTCTCCCTGGAGTTCCTGGAAGCCTATCGGATCTATGCCATGCGCTGGTCCCTCGAGGTCTTCTTCAAGGAAACCAAGGGATTGCTGGGTATGGGCAAGTGCCAGTCCCGGAACTTTGCTGCACAGCTTGCCGCAACCACGATCACGGCCTTGCAATACAATTTGCTTTCCCTGGCCAAAAGGTTTACCAGTTATGAGACCATTGGCGGAATCTTCAGGGATGTGCAACACTCTGGCATGGAGCTCTCCGTAACGGAGAGGATATGGGGTATTATCCTCGAAATGGTGAAAATCATGACCGGGATCTTCTCCATTGAAGAGGAAGAGATCTTCGATGCAATCATTAATAAATCGGATAATCTGGCTCACTTTATCAACTTTTATGAACTAAAATCGGCAAGTTAG